The following coding sequences are from one Terriglobia bacterium window:
- the fabZ gene encoding 3-hydroxyacyl-ACP dehydratase FabZ — MLDIGEILDSIPHRYPFLLVDRVLEMVPGQRIVAIKNVTFNEPFFQGHFPGAPVMPGVLIIEALAQTGAVLMLHDYAERKAKLVYFAGIDGARFRRVVVPGDRLRLTMEVVKLRSRTCKMRGVADVEGEMAAEAEILSAMVDRE, encoded by the coding sequence TTGCTCGACATAGGGGAGATCCTTGACAGCATTCCGCACCGCTATCCGTTCCTGCTCGTGGACCGCGTCCTCGAGATGGTGCCGGGACAGCGGATCGTCGCGATCAAGAACGTGACGTTCAACGAGCCGTTCTTCCAGGGGCATTTCCCCGGCGCGCCGGTGATGCCGGGCGTCTTGATCATCGAGGCCCTGGCCCAGACCGGCGCGGTGCTCATGCTCCACGACTACGCCGAGCGCAAGGCGAAGCTGGTGTACTTCGCCGGGATCGACGGCGCGCGGTTCCGCCGAGTGGTCGTCCCCGGCGATCGCCTGCGGCTCACGATGGAAGTGGTGAAGCTGCGCTCCCGGACTTGCAAGATGAGGGGGGTGGCGGACGTGGAGGGGGAGATGGCCGCGGAAGCCGAGATCCTCTCGGCGATGGTGGACAGGGAGTGA
- the lpxA gene encoding acyl-ACP--UDP-N-acetylglucosamine O-acyltransferase gives MASPEVHRTAVVDPSARIGAGAAVGPYCVVETGVEIGAGTRLLSHVVVHEGTALGPDNVVFPMAVLGGAPQDLKYRGEPTRLVVGARNRIREFVTLNRGTDGGGGITTVGDDNLVMAYSHVAHDCRVGNGTILGNAATLAGHVVIGDEASVGAFSGIHQFTRVARHAFIGGYSVVTQDALPWVLTVGNRATTHGINLVGLKRKGYGEETIEAIKQCYLTLFRSKLLLKEAMEKVESELGHHEEVRYFLEFVRTSTRGVCR, from the coding sequence GTGGCATCGCCGGAGGTCCACCGGACCGCCGTCGTCGACCCCTCGGCGCGCATCGGGGCCGGCGCCGCCGTCGGTCCTTATTGCGTCGTCGAGACGGGCGTCGAGATCGGGGCGGGAACCCGGCTTCTGTCGCATGTGGTCGTCCACGAGGGGACCGCCCTCGGCCCGGACAACGTCGTGTTCCCCATGGCGGTGCTGGGAGGCGCCCCGCAGGACCTCAAGTACCGCGGAGAGCCCACGAGGCTCGTCGTGGGGGCGCGCAACCGGATCCGCGAGTTCGTGACCCTGAACCGCGGGACCGATGGGGGCGGAGGCATAACGACCGTCGGCGACGATAACCTGGTGATGGCGTACTCGCACGTGGCCCACGACTGCCGCGTCGGCAACGGAACGATCCTCGGGAACGCGGCGACGCTCGCAGGGCACGTCGTGATCGGCGACGAGGCCTCCGTCGGCGCCTTCAGCGGAATCCACCAGTTCACGCGGGTGGCGCGTCACGCGTTCATCGGAGGCTACTCGGTGGTGACGCAGGACGCCCTCCCGTGGGTCCTGACGGTGGGGAATCGGGCGACGACCCACGGAATCAACCTCGTCGGCCTCAAGCGGAAGGGGTACGGGGAGGAGACGATCGAGGCGATCAAGCAGTGCTACCTGACTTTGTTCCGCTCGAAGCTGCTCCTCAAGGAAGCCATGGAGAAGGTGGAATCCGAGCTGGGGCACCACGAGGAGGTCCGCTACTTCCTCGAGTTCGTCCGGACTTCGACGCGTGGAGTGTGCCGTTGA
- a CDS encoding beta-lactamase family protein, protein MTTGSARPDPVREFLLDRIAAGAMPGATWWVEGPKGVISRGAVGDATIEPVLEPALEDTPYDLASLTKPLATALLAVLIEGEGKIDTGAPAVDLLPELRGSAYETVTLASLAAHRAGLPAWRPLYLDASTAEGYVRAIARTVPADAPGTTRYSDLSYLLLGAAVERAAGERLDRLFDRRVAGPLGLLSTGFAGSGGRFTHAAATENGSRLERGMAGASGEGHEWRTAIPRGEVHDGNAHGLRGVAGHAGLFGTAAEVAAIGREILAPDSLALSAAARLRLLVPVAGPGTRTFGFTTAALSGAARDVLPEGSPGHTGFTGTSVWLDPGAGRVYVLLTNRIHPAVPDGDFQPVRREFHRIAAALA, encoded by the coding sequence TTGACCACAGGGTCAGCGCGGCCCGACCCGGTACGCGAGTTCCTCCTCGATCGCATTGCGGCCGGGGCCATGCCGGGGGCGACGTGGTGGGTCGAGGGACCGAAGGGCGTCATCTCTCGGGGCGCGGTCGGCGACGCCACGATCGAGCCGGTCCTGGAGCCGGCTCTCGAGGACACGCCGTACGATCTCGCCTCGCTCACGAAACCGCTCGCGACCGCCCTTCTCGCCGTCCTGATCGAGGGCGAGGGGAAGATCGACACGGGTGCTCCCGCGGTCGATCTCCTTCCCGAGCTTCGCGGCTCCGCGTACGAGACGGTCACTCTCGCGTCGCTCGCCGCTCACCGCGCGGGGCTGCCGGCGTGGCGGCCGCTCTACCTCGACGCCTCGACCGCCGAAGGGTACGTGCGGGCGATCGCCCGCACGGTACCCGCTGACGCGCCGGGCACGACGAGGTACTCGGATCTCTCGTACCTCCTGCTCGGCGCGGCCGTGGAGCGGGCCGCGGGGGAGCGGCTCGATCGTCTGTTCGACCGGCGCGTGGCCGGTCCGCTCGGGCTCCTGTCCACCGGGTTCGCGGGGAGCGGAGGGCGTTTCACCCACGCCGCCGCGACCGAGAACGGCAGCCGGCTCGAGCGCGGGATGGCCGGCGCGTCGGGCGAGGGGCACGAGTGGCGGACCGCGATCCCCCGCGGCGAGGTCCACGACGGAAATGCCCACGGGCTCCGGGGCGTCGCGGGGCATGCCGGGCTCTTCGGGACCGCCGCGGAGGTGGCGGCGATCGGACGCGAGATCCTCGCGCCGGACTCCCTCGCTCTGAGTGCGGCGGCACGCCTGCGCCTCCTCGTCCCCGTGGCGGGACCGGGGACGCGGACCTTCGGCTTCACGACGGCGGCGCTCAGCGGTGCAGCGAGGGACGTGCTGCCGGAAGGATCGCCCGGACACACGGGGTTCACCGGCACCTCGGTGTGGCTCGATCCGGGGGCGGGACGCGTCTACGTCCTGCTCACGAACCGGATCCATCCCGCCGTGCCGGACGGGGACTTCCAGCCGGTCCGCCGGGAATTCCACCGGATCGCCGCAGCGCTCGCGTGA
- a CDS encoding energy transducer TonB, with the protein MALDSTIILDDKGPRQGYGWAFSVSTWVHLALLVALVWLPIVRPHPEEKKDVVEFEVAKKEAPKPKPREPEPQALRRKAVPNPPPPSGGANERRVPVPPAGDPQVQPQSQARPMAPPPAPTTSTRAFTGSSSQGPKGDRPAGPAVGTGEPAEGPGQGPGAPGRSDLSRALSDFRRSVLGLDGSGGGGKGNGGEGSGGSGVGMGPPSASGFGFGNLLFEGNDFDFVKSGYASQAYYAILKAWYRRLYLMADQFEKWAFKRGWMLDHQNQIRFVIGRNGQIERVDLINESGCEPLDKSAMDALKEVVLPPLPPEFPRGEEGVLVTFIATGDIHLMRTDPQLHWAAEGY; encoded by the coding sequence ATGGCTCTCGACTCGACGATCATCCTTGACGACAAGGGCCCGCGCCAGGGGTATGGCTGGGCGTTCTCGGTCTCGACGTGGGTCCATCTGGCCCTCCTGGTAGCGCTCGTCTGGCTGCCGATCGTGCGGCCCCACCCGGAGGAGAAGAAGGACGTCGTCGAGTTCGAGGTCGCCAAGAAGGAAGCTCCGAAGCCGAAGCCGCGCGAGCCCGAGCCTCAAGCCCTGCGGCGGAAAGCGGTCCCCAACCCGCCCCCCCCGTCGGGCGGCGCGAACGAGCGACGCGTGCCGGTCCCCCCCGCAGGGGATCCCCAGGTGCAGCCGCAGTCCCAAGCACGCCCGATGGCACCGCCGCCTGCTCCCACGACCTCGACGCGCGCCTTCACTGGCTCCTCGTCCCAGGGTCCCAAAGGCGATCGCCCTGCGGGGCCAGCCGTCGGGACGGGCGAGCCGGCGGAGGGGCCGGGGCAGGGACCGGGCGCCCCGGGCCGGTCGGATCTTTCTCGGGCGCTTTCGGACTTCAGGCGCTCCGTACTCGGTCTCGACGGCTCGGGCGGCGGCGGCAAGGGGAACGGCGGGGAAGGATCGGGCGGTAGCGGGGTCGGCATGGGCCCGCCCAGCGCCAGCGGCTTCGGCTTCGGGAACCTCCTCTTCGAGGGAAACGACTTCGACTTCGTCAAGAGCGGGTACGCCTCCCAGGCCTACTACGCGATCCTGAAGGCATGGTACCGACGGCTCTACCTGATGGCCGACCAGTTCGAGAAGTGGGCGTTCAAGCGCGGGTGGATGTTGGACCACCAGAACCAGATCCGGTTCGTGATCGGACGCAATGGCCAGATCGAACGGGTGGACCTGATCAACGAATCGGGGTGCGAGCCGCTCGACAAGTCGGCGATGGATGCCTTGAAGGAAGTCGTCCTCCCGCCCCTGCCGCCCGAGTTCCCGAGGGGCGAGGAAGGCGTCCTGGTGACGTTCATCGCGACGGGTGACATCCACCTGATGCGCACCGACCCGCAGCTGCATTGGGCCGCTGAAGGCTACTGA
- a CDS encoding DEAD/DEAH box helicase, with translation MSSTFKAFGLRRDVQRPLDEAGYDTPTPIQALSIPILLSGRDLIGVAQTGTGKTLAYLLPIFERLRPGGDDPQAVVICPTRELALQVAGEVERFGRDLGVRTVVAYGGTSSGDQKQGFLRGCDLVVATPGRLLDFVTSAWLSLRKVRFLVLDEADRMLDMGFINDVDAILRKVPMSRQTMLFSATFAPEIRGLADRYLLDPETVRIDIGTRVKDTVEHALYPVPAGRKVDLLLAIMEREKPAKTLVFTATREGTSDLARQLRRGRHEVVSLSSLLSQANRERALSAFRRGEFDVLVATDVAARGLDITDIDLVVNFDVPMHAEDYVHRIGRTGRAERAGKAVTLVTGADGRRVSAIEHLLKEPVPRVHIEGFAYGPEAASPRDHRHRAGGVRGDADADAGETGQPGAPARGAGLKRRRARSRPRGRREAAAATGARDGNAPHRRR, from the coding sequence ATGTCGAGTACCTTCAAGGCCTTCGGGTTGCGCCGCGACGTTCAGCGCCCTCTCGACGAAGCGGGATACGATACACCGACGCCGATCCAGGCGTTGTCGATCCCGATCCTCCTCTCAGGGCGCGACCTGATCGGGGTGGCGCAGACGGGGACGGGAAAGACCCTCGCATACCTCCTTCCGATCTTCGAGCGCCTTCGTCCGGGCGGCGACGATCCGCAGGCGGTCGTGATCTGTCCGACGCGCGAGCTGGCGCTCCAGGTGGCGGGCGAGGTCGAGCGCTTCGGCCGCGATCTCGGAGTCCGCACGGTGGTCGCGTACGGCGGGACGTCGAGCGGGGACCAGAAGCAAGGGTTCCTCCGCGGCTGCGATCTCGTGGTGGCGACCCCGGGCCGCCTGCTGGATTTCGTGACGTCGGCGTGGCTCTCCCTTCGGAAAGTCCGATTCCTGGTGCTCGACGAGGCGGACCGCATGCTCGACATGGGGTTCATCAACGACGTGGACGCCATCCTCCGCAAGGTCCCAATGAGCCGCCAGACGATGCTGTTCTCGGCCACGTTCGCGCCGGAGATCAGGGGGCTCGCCGACCGGTACCTGCTCGATCCCGAGACGGTCCGCATCGACATCGGGACCCGGGTCAAGGACACGGTGGAGCACGCGCTCTACCCGGTTCCGGCGGGGCGGAAGGTGGACCTGCTCCTCGCGATCATGGAGCGCGAGAAGCCGGCGAAGACGCTGGTGTTCACCGCGACGCGCGAAGGGACCTCGGATCTGGCGCGGCAGCTTCGACGCGGGCGACATGAGGTCGTCTCCCTCTCGAGCCTGCTGTCGCAGGCCAATCGCGAGCGGGCCCTCTCCGCGTTCAGGCGAGGGGAGTTCGACGTCCTCGTGGCCACCGACGTCGCGGCGCGGGGGCTCGACATCACGGACATCGATCTCGTGGTGAACTTCGACGTCCCGATGCATGCCGAGGACTACGTCCACCGGATCGGCCGAACCGGACGCGCGGAGCGCGCAGGCAAGGCGGTCACGCTGGTGACCGGCGCCGACGGCCGGCGCGTGAGCGCGATCGAGCACCTGCTCAAGGAGCCGGTTCCCCGAGTGCACATCGAGGGCTTCGCGTACGGCCCGGAAGCTGCATCTCCCCGGGACCACCGGCACCGGGCTGGGGGCGTCCGGGGGGACGCCGACGCGGATGCCGGCGAGACCGGACAGCCCGGCGCACCCGCGCGGGGGGCTGGGCTCAAGCGCCGCAGGGCGCGCTCGCGCCCTCGCGGCCGGCGGGAGGCCGCGGCGGCGACGGGCGCGCGCGATGGGAACGCTCCGCATCGTCGCCGGTGA